A stretch of DNA from Acanthochromis polyacanthus isolate Apoly-LR-REF ecotype Palm Island chromosome 21, KAUST_Apoly_ChrSc, whole genome shotgun sequence:
aaaacatacgcTGAGTGCTTTATGAAGAGCAAACGAGTGATTAAAACACTTTCAAccacatttagaaaaatatttccTTCATGTCGTGAAGTCagtgtgaagcacagtggttcCACTTTGAGTTTCCAAAAAGTCCTTCACAGATGGATATAGTTCGGTACAGTTCACTAAAAGAGCCAGCTGGTTGTTATAGAAACAAATGGAGCTGCAacagattttcacatttttatcatcAATTCATCTGCTCATTATTTCtttgattaatcgattatttgTTTGGTCTAcataaaatcagaaaatttataaaaatggtAATCAGTGTTTCCTAACAATCGAAACTACAATTTTTTTGTACACAAAcccaaaatatttaaagagaGACCAGAACTGTTCACATTTGAAAAACTGGAATCTGAAAAATGTAGTCGTTTAACCTTAAAAACTTACTGATTAATTCATTATCAAAAGACTTGGCACTTGACAATGAAAGAAATGGTTCAGAACTAATCAATTAGTGGATTTATCGTTGCAGCTACAATTGGCAAGTTGTAGCTTAATGTTAACATGAGGCAGTAGATTttgaagagagaaacaaaagcaCACATCTAACATCTAACAACACCTTCAGCTCACCTTTCTGATGCAGAGCATGCAGAACTTGTGTCCTGTAGCGCCTCTCCCAACTGAgtcatcttctttttcttcttcttcttcttcgacACAGAGTCCCTTTTCTGTTCTTCTTGGTTTGGCTCACATTGCATTGGGGTAGCGTTAGATAGCTGAGGCTTCTGCTCTGACTGCTCTGCATTAGAATGAGATGTTAGACTCCATATGCCACCCTGACACCAATCCTCTTCCTGGCTTGATGTGTCCAAATGAGATGGGACAAACTCCCTCTCCTTCATTTTCTCTCCATCCTCAGTCTCCCTCTTtcgctttttctttttcttcttgcttttCTTCTCACTAGCTGACTTCAAAGGGCTGGACTCTGTCATCTGAGCTGGGGATACAACTGGCTCTGCATCATCCTCCACCTCAGAATGCCGccgcttctttttcttcttcttcttttggttGACTGGATGAGCAGGAGGGTTGCTGAGATCTGGTTCTTGGACCACAGAATTAAGGTTGCTGGAAGACTTGGGACTCTTTGGGCCAGGACAGTGAAGCCCGTTGGTTGTAAGAGAAAGGCTGGCGTCtggtttttgcagtgtggagAGAAGGGATTGTTTCTGAGAGCTCTGCTGTTTGAATGATCCTCTTGAGTGGGCTAAAGGTGATGACTGGACTTCAGGTGAATGGAATGGAGCAGCtctgggagagagaaaaaaaaaaacacctgaactGACTAAGTCTTCAAAGTGCTGATATTCAAATAATAAAGTCTGCATTTTAAATAGCATTTCCCATGTGCAATCAAGTTCACATTTCATACCTGTGAGCATGAGTACGTGTGGCAAAGGTGGAGTTAAGCTGATTTTGATGCATGGGGTCACTGGACAGCTGGCATGGCAAATGGGGCAGTACATCAATGCTGCTCAGACTCCGGCTGCGAGCCTGCAGTTATTGACATAAATAAAAACTTGGTGGTCTAAAGAAAATAGCCATGAATGTGACAAAATAAGGAAGAGAATCAAATAAAAGGAAAGGGGACAATTAAAAGGGATGGCAAGAAAAGATGAAGGGAGGGAAACAAAGAGGAAAGGGTATGGCAAAGAAGAATTAGAAATGGTTAGAAATAAAGAGCAAACTTAAGGAAAAGAAGACAAACTCTAAACAAGTGCTAACGTGTGGTTGATTAGACATGTACACTGGAGGAATAACTCATTACATGTGTAAGAAAATTTAGTTGAAAAATGAGCGTTTACTTGCTTTAAATACTAGTCATTAAAACTAATGGTCAAATTTGGGATAGCAGTGTGAAGTGACACTAGGGGAATCCAAGTTATCATGAGATTTCACTAAGACAGGAGGTGGTACAGCTGCTGTGGATGGGAATGAAGTTCACCTTCTTGGCCGACAGGGCCAGTTTCTTGGCAGGTGGAGGTGACATGGTGCTGGTGGCTTCAGATGTGATGTTGTTGAGGGCTGggggttttatttttgctgtcttctgctcctctgtgCTCTGAGAGCGCTCCACGCTCCTGGCTGGCGACGCCAGGCCATTGGAGCCTTTCCGAGGAGTGGAGGGAGTCTCTCCTACTGGTGCACTTTTAGCACCAACGGAGTCCTGGCCAAAAGAGAGGTGATCAAAGGTCACAGTTATGCTTCTGTGCATCCACACAACTTGATACAGCTGCTGTGCATCTTCGTTAAAATCCTGCAAACACTTATGACACACTTGTTAAGTTTGCTGCTAAAAACATTTTCGTTAGAATATTCCTTGAACTGAAAATTGTATGCATTAGGTGCTCAGCAAACCAGACAATAATGAAGTTAGCTATTAGGAAGTTATCCCCTTCACATGCTATGCTTTGATTAATATTAAAGCTCCAACTATAAGAGTCCCCAGTTAGTAAATCACAGCTACTTTCTACTAACTATTTAGGTCATCATCTATATAACTTTAATAACCTTTATAACAAAGGTTATAAAGATTCCTTTGTTCCAGCTTCCAAATACGAGAAGATGCCTGTTTtccttgttttatgtttgtatgtTACTATTAACTGAAGGTATCTGGTATGACACCTTTCACCTGAAGaaactgtgatggacacttCTCACTGTTGAGAAGTGATGAATGAATCTGATACtaacataataaaaaatatctgtttatgttttgcagtttttctttacTGTAAGGAGTCTCAGTACTTGCTTTGGTAATCATCCTCATGTTATTTTGGTTGGACCAACAACTATCTAAAAAATGCTATCATATGACAAAAGGTGCCTTGGCTCTGcttgtaaaataacatttgaaTTTGTGCACCTTCACTGGATATTGTACCTTTGAGTCAGTGGTGTCAGCAGAGGAAGAGTCTGACAAAGACTTAAATGAGGTAGATGCTGCCATGCCTCTGCCCTCGCCACCCTGCTTTTTGTTCTCCTCTGTCCTGCTGATCCCATTGTTTGAAGGGGTCGGAGTGCTGCTGCGGGACTGTGCCTGGCTCTGGGGAGAGGGCTTCTTCACCTTCTTGAAAGGTTCCTCAATAACTGTGGGTCCGCCCGGCGCTTTCGGAGGGCCGTTGGAGGATGCTGTCCAGTTGGAAAGTCTGGGTTGTGGTTGAGTGCTCACACCATTCCTGGAGATGGGCAAACCTAAACCACCATCCATAGACTGGATCTTACGCAGCTGTGCAGGCTCAAgtttctgtccagaggagttgaactttcattaaaaatacagtatttgaTCAAAACGTTAAAAGCTCTAATGCTCTTAACAAGTTCACAAAAATATTTAAGGTTAAATGTCATCTCTTCTTATACCTTTGTGACCTGCGGAGAAGACAGAGGTCCATTCAGGTTGGCCCTTATTATCGGTTCCGATGTCATGTTCATCTTCCCAGAATGCAGCATGCCCTGTTTGGTGGTCTGCCCATCTGCATTCTTCTTGGATTCGGGGATCCTTTAACAACAATCAAACATGGCAGTTTATTTGATTATATAACCAGGAGGTACAGACAACATCTTTTTTGATCTCTTGCAGTGCTCTCTAGCATCTTACCTCAGGTAGAAAAGCACATAAGCCTGTTGGTTCAAGACCACTTTGATGTTACTCGAGTGCACCATTGAATCATTCATCTGGTACCATTGTCCATTGCTCGCCTAGGACGAAGAAAATCgagataaatattaaaaaactgAGCAACTAGACACAAAAAGCCCACCACTCATCTCAAATCTTATGCACTAATTAGctgaaaaatatattaattttaaGCTCAGTCGATGCTGTTGCAATCATATAAAGTGCATTTACGATCACATAGAAGTACATTCCTAACTGTTTTCATGTGAAACAAGCACTTTGAAAACAAGACAGCATATATTAAGATTTCCTTTGTGCCGGTTGTCTTACCTTAACATAACAGTAGTAGTGGCCAGCATGACAACTGTAGCCAGAATGCACCAGAACAGCATAGAGGCCGTACATAACAGGATCTCCTGAGCTCTGAGACATGTAGGGACGGATGTTAAGAAATTCTGGATAAC
This window harbors:
- the usp36 gene encoding LOW QUALITY PROTEIN: ubiquitin carboxyl-terminal hydrolase 36 (The sequence of the model RefSeq protein was modified relative to this genomic sequence to represent the inferred CDS: substituted 1 base at 1 genomic stop codon); translation: MPIVDKLKEALKPGRKETGDEGDLNKLLASSAKKVLLQKIEFEPASKGFSYQLDSLKNKYVILNPRTEGATGQKATEPAQIKRQVSENVVGSQSDGIPAPQKMLFPGNKLTLKWERVYRVGAGLHNLGNTCFLNSTVQCLTYTPPLANYLLSKEHSRACHQSGFCMICVMQNHIIQAFANTGNAIKPVSFIRDLKKIARHFRFGSQEDAHEFLRYTIDAMQKACLNGYPKLDRQTQATTLVHQIFGGYLRSRVKCSICKSVSDTYDPYLDIAVEIRQAANIVRALELFVKPDVLSGENAYMCAKXVQKKVPATKRFTVHRTSNVLTLSLKRFANFSGGKITKDVGYPEFLNIRPYMSQSSGDPVMYGLYAVLVHSGYSCHAGHYYCYVKASNGQWYQMNDSMVHSSNIKVVLNQQAYVLFYLRIPESKKNADGQTTKQGMLHSGKMNMTSEPIIRANLNGPLSSPQVTKKLEPAQLRKIQSMDGGLGLPISRNGVSTQPQPRLSNWTASSNGPPKAPGGPTVIEEPFKKVKKPSPQSQAQSRSSTPTPSNNGISRTEENKKQGGEGRGMAASTSFKSLSDSSSADTTDSKDSVGAKSAPVGETPSTPRKGSNGLASPARSVERSQSTEEQKTAKIKPPALNNITSEATSTMSPPPAKKLALSAKKARSRSLSSIDVLPHLPCQLSSDPMHQNQLNSTFATRTHAHRAAPFHSPEVQSSPLAHSRGSFKQQSSQKQSLLSTLQKPDASLSLTTNGLHCPGPKSPKSSSNLNSVVQEPDLSNPPAHPVNQKKKKKKKRRHSEVEDDAEPVVSPAQMTESSPLKSASEKKSKKKKKKRKRETEDGEKMKEREFVPSHLDTSSQEEDWCQGGIWSLTSHSNAEQSEQKPQLSNATPMQCEPNQEEQKRDSVSKKKKKKKKMTQLGEALQDTSSACSASESNSDMKTTGIQNDTQDQKMLRKKLKMQKKRLKEDARLWDESKHHSDAEPEAAEPPSKRSTTESNKIIKQSTATVVVWDSQVRDGYKRSQAPAADGKASGDAPTRAGPAAWDGKKSSDVVEELLRNATDKAYGANVLSWDGESSAISRDAIEDTRAAKYDTVIDEWDEDFDRGKVKKIKNCKRSKWRSSSSIFQKIQDRRNKWSTTLGAKRVFGVRR